cagagtgtgtgtggtgggggtgggggggactgcaCAGTGCTCGGGccaagcagcagcaatgggaaTGGGGGCTTTGGTGAATTCTGGGGtgcctgcagcctcctgcatatctccatcactgctgcctgcctggtgaAGACCCAGCCCCAGCGCTCAGTGGTAGCTGACCTGGCCAGCATGCAGATCCGGAAGCACACGCCACCCATACTCTTCCAGGAtacgtgccccccccccgcacccccagatgagctgtcCTGAACCCCAGTTGTGcaaggcctgcccctgctccagccccgctccctccctcaccgccattgggggtgagagggggcagatcgaggcctcaatgctgagggaggaagtggggctaaggctggggccttgatcttcccccctaccccccacggccttttctcctccccctgccccttctcccagacttacctgctagggggcacacccccaaatatttttttctccctctgcctcaatctgcccccccccttccctcctcacagacagacagggggagggggtggcagcgcatggtagatcttgggttacttttaaatgccaaaggtgatctcctacaaAATTGCTCTACAGCATGTGTTCAACAGAAGCACAGGGTTAAAATCCAGTGTAACCTGTAGGTAACTGCCTGCAATACTGGTTCAGTTACTAGAAGCCATCTAGAGCTTAGACGAAGCTAATTTATCCTGCTTTTGAGCCCACACTGAATTCCACGCTGCTTCAGCTATACTAGAGGTAGGGGCCTGGTCCATGGTCTGGGTGAATGGTGCCTATAAGCTGGTTGAATTGCACTGCATGTCCCAGACtagccaggccaggtcctgcttgCAGCACATGTCTGTGGGGGAAAGCACCAGAGACTAGATAGGGATCTGCGGGCTGAGTCTAGTgctgggctgtatgtttgataccCTAAGCTATACTGTTTCTGCTTGTTTAAAGCTGGCTTGGGAAGCTCTGTGCAACACCAACCAGCGGAAGAAACATGTACAACATTACATTGCCAGACAGCAGTTTTTTAGGTCTACAGAGAGCTTAACTTTTTTGTTTGGCCCTCCAGTTTCTTTGGAAGTTGATCCTGTCCAGACATCTTCAGTCAGAATAAGCTAAATGCTTCCCCTTTCTGAATGCATTTAACAGGTGCTGTGACCACGTAGTTTCCACAATACTTTGGGGAGGGTAAATCTTCAGTTGAGTAATTCTAAGTTTCCGCAAAGCCAAAATGAACAGTAAACTAGGGACATGCATCGGAACATTTTACATCAGCTTGCTAAAAGTTAGGTTTGGCTAATACTTCAGAACAGGCGAGAAGACATTTGTTGTTATACTAATGGGAGAATTTTGACTAGAAACAAAATAATAGTCTGAAGAAGAAAGGCCAAAGAAAACAGAACTACCAGTAAAGGCCTCAATTAACAGAGGAGGAAAACAAAGTCTAGCGTGCACAAATGCAATGAATGCCAACTCCACAATAGATGGCCTGTGGAGCACCAATATTTGCTGCCTCCCGGCAAATAATTTTTCAGCAGCACATGGACCCACCCTGCAAAATAACTTAAAAGGGCAAGTTGAAGAACTGAATTGGGGAAACTAAGCTGTTTGTCATCAGGATACATCTAGTATAATCTCTTTTCTCTTTAGCGCTAGTGTCAGAAGGAAGCTTTCCAAAGATGAAAATGAAGATTCTATCAGCTTTTGTCTTGCTGAGCATGTTGCTTGGTGCCAACCTGATGCCTTCCAGCCGTCTCTCTTGTTACAAGAAACTGCTAAAAGATCGCAACTGTCACAACATCCCGGATGGTGTGTCCAACCTTCGACAAAtagatggaagtcttcaggatCACtattgggaagggaaggggtgtgaaaTGATCTGTTACTGCAATTTTAGTGAATTACTCTGCTGCCCAAAGTAAGGTTACTTTTTCATTAGTCTATATTAATATTTTACATGTTTGTGTTCTACCAGAGTATGGCTACTGACTGATAGAGAAGCTGCCATTTTAAACAAATCAGAATCTTTATGTAGCTTAGATGTTAGACCAAGACCCAGCCAATTTCTTATCACTTTTTCTTGAAAGGAGAGTAGAAGGTTCACGTTAAATTtgcttgcagcactgcagatggcCAGCCCTGAGGTATctccccactggctgcagagTGAGAGGCTGGGGGAAGTAGCAACGGTACAGGTGCAGCTCCCAGTTGCAAGCTCCCTGCACAGGCAAAGCCCGCTGCCACTGATGTGTACTGAAAGCACCAAGTCCATATCAGACTGGAGTCAGGAGGGCTGGGATAAGcgcagcagcacaggcagagccGGAAGTTGCCCAGCCCTGGCATAGGCATAGGCACAGGTGAAACTGTATGGGCtgaatgtggcctgcaggccatatgttacCAATCCCTGTACTACACCATAAGCATTTATTTTGTTATCACTGCTTTTCAGAAATATTGAACGTTTTTCTTATTGTGTCATTTAATTTCTCAggcaaactttttttccccaggtagTTTAGGATAATTAAAGCATGCAGAGCCATGGTAGCCTGCCCATATGCAACAGTAATATCTGTTTGCCATACTAACTTTGAGAATAACAGAAGATGAGTGTAAGGGTCATAAATttactctctctcaaaaaaaaaaaaaaaaaagagagagaaaactttTTCAACGTGCCTCTCAGAATACTACGCCAGGCTACCTAAGAACGCATTTCAGACTCAAAAGTTCTCTCACAGAATATTGAATATAACAGCACTTACTTCCTTTTAAATAAGAGAAATGCTCATGAATAGCAACTTTCCACATTTTCCCAGAACCACTTCAGGTACCCTACACAAGACACCTGCTAACTTACTAAGTAAGGGTTTCCCTCACCAGCCACAGTTTTGCCATccacagttttgagtatccagttttgctccctcagccctgccggagggggctcccaggtgccagggctatggacccaggtctgcagcccactgcggcctgctgtgggctcaggcaaggcagctccctgccactatgcgcactcctgggagcaggggggacccccccccctcaGATCTGTACACTGCTCAAGCGCAGGTTGCAGGCACAGGTTCCCACCCTGCTTTGCTCTTTTGGGACCTCCACCACCCGGTGGGCACCACCTggtgcagctggggacagtggggccACATGGGGCCACTGcttgtcccctgctgccctggcaatgcacctCCTACACCTAccactgctttgaggggcacagccccacaTGCAGGAGGTGAGTCACCAAGGCAGCgtggggtgagcagtggtggGCGAGATCCCCAtgcagctcctctgctccctgatgCACCCGGTTgcagccctcccccttccccagatgaaccacccacggccccatcctgctccctgctgaggcCCTTCAGCCACACATTGCGGCTCCAAGCactgcccacctgggcagcatccccagctttGCCCAGCTCCCcgcctacaggggcctcaatccccttctccccaccaacttacctgctggagctgctctgcaggctgcctggggctatACGCGTGTACTGTACGTGCATGTGGCGCCTCGTCTCACtgccttccttctgctccctccaagctccctgcaggctggaactcatattcaagtccctaaccccacttttccccataagccttttgtcttaccaaccacagttttgccaaccatgggaactttcaggaacctaacccctgcaGTTGGCAAGTTGGTTTGAAACCTGCATTCAAAATCTGAGGCCCTTGACGCACATTActtttaagatgcaattaacaggTTAGTTGTGCCTTAAATAGTAACCAGCCAAATGTTCTAGTCATTTTGAGTTGTGACAATACAGTAAGCAAGCCACTAATTCCATTTATTATatgtaacaactttgtggctctTTTgcatcacaccttaaattgaacatgtggctggttGGGGCTGGCCCACGACTAGGGACCTAACAAATTCATGACAGAAATGGGGTGCTCTGTGGCTCATTTAATCTTACAGATTCCCCcgtgctcccctccctgctgttgattggtggaggggccccacttgcagctcactcctgatcCATGAGGAGGTAAAAATgatgccatgtttaaaaccaagGTTTTAGCTTCCCTGTTGATTAGAAGTGGTGGGGTCCTCTGCTAATTagcagcaggggggggagggagggaggcaagggGTGAGGTGTACTCAGGGGGAACATGTTTTTAAAAGGTCCAGTGTGACAGTGCATCCCGCAATGAGGGGGAAGGTTGAGCTCAGAATTCCCATGCTCCAGGATTTGTAAAACCAAGCGTTGCCCAGCCAGACAAAACACGATTTTTACTCATCTCTGGCCATGGGAACCTCTGGATTGGGCTGCCGCAGCTGTATTCTAGGTTCCCCATGCACTAGGACCTGGAAAACCATATGTtatccagctgggcagcacacttGGTTTCACTGATCCCCAGGCCTGGGGGTGAGTAAAAACTAGGTGTCAAAACCCCAGCTGGGAGGCACaaacagctgattgttggctggggCCAAGGACCAGACGGGAGCCGGTTACAGTTCGTCCCTGGCCCCACTTGACAACCAACTCCCTGGTTTCAACTTACTGGTACAGTGGTGAGCTCCCTCTGCACAGCAAGTAACACATGATTGAGATCTAATTCCTGATCCcaaaattgcacctcctgccaatACACCTTAACCTGAAACTCTGTCAGCAGTCTGATAGACAAACTTACATATGTTATGAAAAGATTTCCTTAAGTGGCTAAAACACCACCCACCAACTTGGAGCTCAGTATAAAGAAG
This genomic window from Alligator mississippiensis isolate rAllMis1 chromosome 2, rAllMis1, whole genome shotgun sequence contains:
- the SCRG1 gene encoding scrapie-responsive protein 1 — protein: MKMKILSAFVLLSMLLGANLMPSSRLSCYKKLLKDRNCHNIPDGVSNLRQIDGSLQDHYWEGKGCEMICYCNFSELLCCPKGIFFGPKISFVVPCNSE